The DNA region TCGCCGCGGCCCAGGCCTGGGAGGTCAGCCCGGAGCAGTCGTACGAGTCGGGGCCCTCGGCGCCCCATACGTACGGCTTGCCGATCTGGGCGGTCGCGAAGGCCACGGCCGCCTTGCCGCCGGCGCTCGCCTCGCGGTCGATCTCCTTGAGGGCGCCGGAGGAGAGCCAGGCGTTCTGGGCCGTGGACGCCGCTTCCTTCTCCAGTTCCAGGAGCCGGGCCCTCTCCTCCTTCTCCAGCTGCGCCTCGATCTTCTTCGCCGCCGCTATCTGGGCGTTGATCCGCTTCTTGGCCTTCGCCTGCTTGAGCCGGCCGGCCTCGATCTTCTCCCAGTTGAGGCTCGCGTCCTTGGTGTACGTCTCCAAGTCCTCCTGGGCCTGCTCCAGTTCGCTGAGCATTCCCTTGGTGGCCTGCTGGCCCTGACGGACCTGGTTCACTCCGTCCATGAAGAGGCCCGGGTCGCCGCTCAGGACCAGCTGCGCGCCCAGCGGCAGCCCGCCGTTGCGGTACTGCTCGCGGGCCTGGGCGCCCGCTCTGCTCTTCAGGTCGGCGATCCGGGCGCGGCCGTCGGTGATCGCCTCGGTGAGCCGGGCGAGCTCCTTGGACTGCTTCTCCGCCTCTTCCTTCGCGAGGTTGTACGCGTCCGTGGCCGCGCCCGCCTTGCGGTAGAGGGTGTCGATCTCCTGGCGTACCTCTTCGAGGCTCTTCCCGCCCGGAGCGGACGAGGAGGAGGGGGCGGGCTCGGGGGCCGGGGCCGCGAGGGCCTGGGCCGGCGCGGTCAGCAGGGCCAGTGCGCAGACCAGAGTGATCGCAGCAGAGGCACAGTGGCGTCGGTTCACGAGCTCCCCCTCCGGGCGTCAGGCAACGGATGCCGCAACGCAAGCATCTGACTTACCGTCAGTAACATCTCGGTGACGACGCGATCGTGCCATGTTGTCCCGTAAAGCAACAGAGGCCCGGCTCGCGTGCCGTGTCACACAGGGGGACGAACGGGGACGCGTACGTGTTCCCGGCGCGCGCCACCCGCGTCCCGGTGCGCGCGCCACCCGCGTCCGGGCGCCGGGTCACCCGCGTCCCGGCCGGGGGCCGCCCGTCCCGGTCAGTGGCCGGACGGTGTCGCGGGCCGCAGCGCGGACCACCGCACCGTGATCTCGCCCTGCCGCCACCGGCGTACGTCGTCCGTCAGGGGCCAGTCGGCGGACACCGCCCGCACCGCCGCGATCCAGCGCTGCCGTGCGCCCAGCGACGCGTACGGGGCGGCCGAGGCCCAGGCGCGGTCCAGGTCGCGCAGGAACGCGTGCACCGGCTCGCCCGGCACATTGCGGTGGATCAGCGCCTTCGGCAGCCGCTCCGCCAGGTCCGAGGGGCGGTCCAGCGAGCCCAGCCGGGTCGCGAAGGTGACCGTACGGGGGCCCTCCGGCCCGAGCGCGACCCAGACGTGCCGCCGCCCGATCTCGTCGCAGGTGCCCTCGACGAGCAGCCCGCCCGGGGCGAGCCGGGCGCACAGCCGTGCCCAGACGGCGGCGACCTCGCCCTCGTCGTACTGGCGCAGCACGTTCGCCGCCCGGACGAGGGTGGGGCGCGCGTCCAGCGGGAGCTCGAAGCCGCCATGGACGAAGGTCAGGCCGTCGCGTTCGTACGGCTTCGCCGCGGCGACGCGGCCCGGGTCGATCTCGACGCCGACGACCGTGGTGCGTGGTTCGGCGTCGCGCAGCCGGCGCAGCAGCTCGACGGCGGTCCAGGGGGCCGCGCCGTAGCCGAGGTCGACCGCGACGGGGTGATCGCTGCGGCGCAGAGCGGGGCCGTGGGTGGCGGCGATCCAGCGGTCCATACGGCGCAGCCGGTTGGGGTTGGTGGTCCCGCGGGTCGCGGTGCCGATGGGGCGCTGGTGCATGAGAGCGAGCCTAAGGGCTGTTCCCGAGGACGGACGGCGGGCCGGGAGAGGGGGGAGGGCGCGGGGCCGCGTGCCGAGTCCGTGCGTAATGATTTGGTAAAGCGGAAATGAAAAGGCTTCGTTCCGCTGTTCTGCCACCCGTGGGGCCGCGTGCCCCCGAGCGTCATGCCCCGAGCGAGGAGGAGCGGACCACGTGAGCCAGTACATCTCCCGGCTCGGCGGCAACCGTGTGGCACCCCGTATCCGCTTCCCGGGCGGCTTCGCCGGCGGCCACCGCAAGCCGCGCCGCGTCGCGATGCTGTCCGTGCACACCTCGCCCCTGCACCAGCCCGGTACCGGTGACGCGGGCGGGATGAACGTCTACATCGTCGAGCTGGCCAGGCGGCTCGCCGCGATCGGCGTCGAGGTGGAGATATTCACCCGGGCCACCACCGGTGCCCTGCCCCCGTCGGTGGAACTGGCCCCCGGCGTGCTCGTCCGCCATGTGGACGCCGGACCGTACGAGGGGCTCGCCAAGGAGGAGCTGCCCGCCCAGCTCTGCGCCTTCACCCACGGGGTGATGCAGGTGTGGGCCGGCCAGCGCCCCGGCTACTACGACCTCGTCCACTCCCACTACTGGCTCTCCGG from Streptomyces sp. NBC_01754 includes:
- a CDS encoding C40 family peptidase, with protein sequence MNRRHCASAAITLVCALALLTAPAQALAAPAPEPAPSSSSAPGGKSLEEVRQEIDTLYRKAGAATDAYNLAKEEAEKQSKELARLTEAITDGRARIADLKSRAGAQAREQYRNGGLPLGAQLVLSGDPGLFMDGVNQVRQGQQATKGMLSELEQAQEDLETYTKDASLNWEKIEAGRLKQAKAKKRINAQIAAAKKIEAQLEKEERARLLELEKEAASTAQNAWLSSGALKEIDREASAGGKAAVAFATAQIGKPYVWGAEGPDSYDCSGLTSQAWAAAKRPIPRTSQEQWRRLPHIAVQDMRPGDLIIYHSDASHVGMYVGGGSIVHAPRPGRNVTPAGAGSMEILGVVRPDR
- a CDS encoding class I SAM-dependent methyltransferase; amino-acid sequence: MHQRPIGTATRGTTNPNRLRRMDRWIAATHGPALRRSDHPVAVDLGYGAAPWTAVELLRRLRDAEPRTTVVGVEIDPGRVAAAKPYERDGLTFVHGGFELPLDARPTLVRAANVLRQYDEGEVAAVWARLCARLAPGGLLVEGTCDEIGRRHVWVALGPEGPRTVTFATRLGSLDRPSDLAERLPKALIHRNVPGEPVHAFLRDLDRAWASAAPYASLGARQRWIAAVRAVSADWPLTDDVRRWRQGEITVRWSALRPATPSGH